A genomic stretch from Corynebacterium terpenotabidum Y-11 includes:
- a CDS encoding glycosyltransferase family 4 protein: protein MKIGMVCPYSFDEPGGVQIHAIELCEELRRRGHEVSLIGPGSADADVPDFVELGTGVVSVPYNGSVARLAFGPKTWRHLRAWIAAHDFDLVHIHEPNSPSYSMITLVQTDGPLVATYHASASKSRLLRIALPVLRPLLEKIHAGIAVSEEARRWQVEMLSGDPVLIPNGVETGNYRDATPMPGLDPDRPRLMFLGRFEEPRKGFPLLLGALPEILAAVPDLEIIVAGGGDVTELHQQLRKAKISWVDGVGDGATDGDAPASVRILGRVSDGDKAAALAASDVYVAPNTGGESFGIVLVEAMAAGAAVVASDIPAFAAVTDHGRAGRLFANGSRRDLARVVVNLFADEDGRRRLIERGTARSRDFDWDTVTTRVEQVYETVVTPGRKVVPS, encoded by the coding sequence CTGAAGATCGGTATGGTGTGCCCGTACTCCTTCGATGAACCCGGTGGTGTGCAGATCCACGCCATCGAACTGTGCGAGGAACTCCGGCGTCGTGGACACGAGGTGAGTCTCATCGGTCCGGGCAGTGCCGATGCCGATGTCCCCGATTTCGTCGAACTTGGTACCGGTGTGGTCTCGGTCCCCTACAACGGATCGGTGGCGCGTCTAGCCTTTGGTCCGAAGACCTGGCGTCATCTGCGGGCCTGGATCGCCGCCCACGATTTCGACCTCGTGCATATTCACGAGCCGAATTCGCCGAGTTACTCGATGATCACCCTGGTACAGACCGATGGGCCGTTGGTCGCCACCTACCACGCGTCCGCCAGCAAGTCGAGGCTGTTGCGGATCGCCCTCCCGGTCCTCCGGCCTCTCCTGGAGAAGATCCACGCCGGTATCGCCGTGTCTGAGGAGGCGCGACGGTGGCAGGTCGAGATGCTTTCCGGCGACCCGGTGCTCATCCCCAACGGGGTGGAGACCGGAAATTACCGTGACGCCACCCCGATGCCGGGGCTCGACCCGGACCGGCCCCGGCTGATGTTCCTCGGTCGGTTCGAGGAGCCGCGGAAGGGTTTCCCGCTGTTGCTGGGGGCGTTGCCGGAGATCCTCGCGGCAGTGCCGGACCTGGAGATCATCGTCGCCGGCGGCGGTGACGTCACCGAGCTGCACCAGCAGCTGCGCAAGGCGAAGATCAGCTGGGTCGACGGTGTCGGTGATGGTGCCACAGACGGTGACGCTCCGGCGTCCGTCCGGATTCTCGGCCGGGTCAGCGACGGCGACAAAGCTGCGGCACTCGCGGCGTCCGATGTCTACGTCGCACCGAACACCGGGGGGGAGAGCTTCGGCATCGTCCTTGTCGAGGCGATGGCTGCCGGTGCGGCGGTGGTTGCCAGCGATATCCCGGCCTTCGCCGCGGTCACCGATCATGGCCGGGCCGGGCGGCTGTTCGCCAACGGCTCCCGGCGGGACCTCGCGCGGGTGGTGGTGAACCTGTTCGCCGATGAGGACGGTCGTCGTCGACTCATCGAGCGGGGTACCGCCCGTTCCCGCGACTTCGACTGGGACACGGTGACCACCCGGGTCGAGCAGGTCTACGAGACGGTGGTCACTCCGGGCCGGAAGGTGGTTCCATCATGA
- a CDS encoding phosphatidylinositol mannoside acyltransferase: MAPTSPSTSLSEQLSALAYRAGWAVVQKLPEPVATRLFDLIADAASGRGKGPEQLRANLGRVVGDANVTRSLVRDAMRSYMRYWREAFQLPSIAGPELARRLDACFDPISVQRLADVYARGKGVVLTLPHSGNWDMAGMWLVHTHGQFTTVAERLKPESLFDAFVAFRESLGFEVLPLSGGEQPPFDRLREVLRDGGIVCLMGERDLSGKGIDVDFFGERTSMPAGSCRLAQDTGAPVMTAHCWFTDDGWGLTIDEEIDATLSLEEMVQVQADNFARNIAAHPADWHLLQPLWFADLSEKKRRRLGLED; this comes from the coding sequence GTGGCACCGACCTCACCGTCCACCTCCCTGTCTGAACAGCTCAGTGCCCTGGCCTACCGGGCCGGGTGGGCGGTCGTCCAGAAGCTCCCCGAGCCGGTGGCTACCCGGCTCTTCGATCTCATTGCCGATGCGGCCTCGGGTCGGGGCAAAGGCCCGGAGCAGCTGCGGGCGAATCTCGGCCGGGTCGTCGGCGACGCGAACGTCACCCGCTCCCTCGTCCGGGACGCCATGCGCTCCTATATGAGGTACTGGCGCGAGGCGTTCCAGCTGCCGTCGATCGCGGGGCCGGAACTGGCCCGGCGCCTGGACGCGTGTTTCGACCCGATCTCGGTCCAACGTCTCGCCGACGTCTACGCCCGGGGGAAGGGCGTGGTCCTGACCCTGCCACACTCCGGAAACTGGGACATGGCGGGGATGTGGCTCGTCCATACCCATGGACAGTTCACGACGGTCGCGGAACGCCTGAAGCCGGAGAGCCTCTTTGACGCCTTCGTCGCGTTCCGCGAATCCCTGGGGTTCGAGGTGCTGCCGCTGTCGGGTGGGGAGCAGCCTCCCTTTGACCGGTTGCGTGAGGTCCTGCGCGACGGGGGGATTGTCTGCCTCATGGGCGAGCGCGACCTGTCCGGCAAGGGAATCGACGTGGACTTCTTCGGTGAACGCACCAGTATGCCGGCAGGATCGTGCCGATTGGCCCAGGACACCGGTGCGCCGGTGATGACCGCCCACTGCTGGTTCACCGACGACGGTTGGGGCCTCACCATCGACGAGGAGATTGACGCGACCCTGTCGCTGGAGGAGATGGTGCAGGTCCAGGCGGACAATTTTGCCCGGAACATCGCCGCGCACCCGGCGGACTGGCACCTGCTGCAGCCGCTGTGGTTCGCTGACCTGTCCGAGAAGAAGCGACGTCGACTGGGACTGGAGGACTGA
- the pgsA gene encoding phosphatidylinositol phosphate synthase, producing MLSVRGRRPAAVVVEPVARRLVTWGVSPNTVTVASTVVAVALSVALIPAGWHFLAAVLLGLAVASDMIDGTMARMKGGGTRFGATLDATCDRITDGALFGAVAWWMAFQHDHEPYKGLFAAALVIIVASQVTSYVKARAEASGIKVDGGLIERPERLIIGLVALGLSGLGVPYVLGGGLIILAFGSVYTVIERLVIVARSDLARETIAAPTGAKDFPDPDTAEH from the coding sequence ATGCTCAGTGTGCGAGGACGGCGTCCCGCAGCGGTGGTGGTGGAACCCGTCGCCCGGCGGTTGGTCACCTGGGGCGTGTCCCCGAACACCGTAACCGTCGCCTCCACCGTGGTGGCGGTGGCGCTGTCCGTGGCGCTCATCCCGGCCGGTTGGCACTTCCTCGCCGCCGTCCTCCTCGGTCTCGCTGTCGCCAGTGACATGATTGACGGCACCATGGCACGGATGAAGGGTGGCGGCACCCGGTTCGGTGCGACGCTGGACGCCACCTGCGACCGCATCACCGACGGCGCCCTCTTCGGTGCTGTCGCCTGGTGGATGGCGTTCCAGCACGACCACGAGCCCTACAAGGGCCTGTTCGCCGCTGCGCTGGTGATTATCGTCGCCAGTCAGGTCACCTCCTATGTCAAGGCGCGGGCCGAGGCATCCGGGATCAAGGTCGACGGGGGGCTCATCGAGCGGCCCGAACGGCTGATCATCGGTCTCGTCGCCCTGGGACTCTCCGGTCTCGGCGTGCCCTACGTTCTCGGTGGGGGGCTGATCATCCTTGCATTCGGGTCGGTCTACACCGTCATCGAGCGCCTCGTCATCGTCGCCCGATCCGACCTGGCCAGGGAGACGATCGCCGCACCGACCGGGGCGAAGGACTTCCCGGACCCCGACACCGCAGAACACTAG
- a CDS encoding HIT family protein → MPSAETGRPAPVTDTGAGVEDRLTRLWAPYRSSYVTGTAKPADPFVDLPAGSDEDGLIVARGREVFCILNLYPYNPGHMMVIPYRPVASYEDLTASETAEFSAFTKKAVRALRRVSNPDAVNIGMNLGRASGGSVPGHLHQHIVPRWTGDANFMTVIDGTKVLVQALAQTRELLASAWHELDERTEETE, encoded by the coding sequence ATGCCCTCCGCTGAGACCGGACGGCCGGCCCCGGTGACCGACACCGGCGCCGGAGTCGAGGACCGGCTCACCCGGCTGTGGGCCCCGTACCGGTCGTCCTACGTGACCGGCACCGCGAAGCCCGCCGATCCCTTCGTCGACCTTCCTGCGGGCAGTGACGAGGACGGTCTCATTGTGGCGCGCGGGCGCGAGGTGTTCTGCATTCTCAACCTCTACCCGTACAATCCGGGTCACATGATGGTGATCCCGTACCGTCCGGTGGCCTCCTACGAGGATCTGACGGCGTCGGAGACCGCGGAATTCTCCGCCTTCACGAAGAAGGCGGTGCGTGCCCTACGTCGGGTCTCGAACCCGGATGCCGTGAACATCGGTATGAACCTGGGCCGGGCTTCCGGCGGATCAGTTCCGGGCCACCTGCATCAGCACATTGTGCCGCGGTGGACCGGCGACGCGAACTTCATGACCGTCATCGACGGAACGAAGGTCCTGGTCCAGGCGCTGGCGCAGACCCGTGAACTGCTGGCGTCGGCGTGGCACGAACTTGACGAACGGACAGAGGAGACAGAGTAA
- the thrS gene encoding threonine--tRNA ligase: MTFTVPAGESVGTAMRPLDLPNKGEGAIVCVRDDEGNLRDLAFTPDTETEVTAVAADTDDGRAVIRHSCAHVLAQAVQKEFPGTKLGIGPAIENGFYYDFEPAEPFTPEDLKKLEKSMKKIIKSGQRFERKAYDSVEDARLEYLQEPFKLELVDDKSRGDIPEGDASVEVGEGELTAYSNVNPRTGEVEWYDLCRGPHVPTTRYIPAFSLTRTSAAYWRGDQSKAGLQRIYGTAWESKEALDEYLTMLAEAEKRDHRRLGRELDLFSFPDEIGSGFPVFHPDGATVRLEMEEHSRRRHIASGYSFVNTPHITKGDLFKKSGHLDWYSDGMFPPMQLDEERDADGNITKQAVDYYAKPMNCPMHNLIFASRGRSYRELPLRLFEFGTVYRYEKSGVVHGLTRARGFTQDDAHIYCTEDQLETELTTVLGFIISLLKDYGLDDFYLELSTKDPKKYVGSDEIWQKATDTLRAVAEKSGLELVPDPEGAAFYGPKISVQARDAIGRTWQMSTVQLDFNLPERFELEYTANDGTKQRPVMIHRALFGSIERFFGVLLEHYAGAFPVWLAPHQVTGIPVADEFIGYLEELTAELRGHGIRAAVDTSDDRMQKKIRNHTTGKVPFMLLAGGRDVDAGAVSFRFLDGTQVNGVPKESAVRIIREWITSRRNDQPTGDLVDALR; this comes from the coding sequence ATGACCTTCACCGTGCCTGCGGGGGAGTCCGTCGGCACCGCGATGCGTCCTCTGGACCTGCCGAACAAGGGGGAGGGGGCGATCGTCTGCGTGCGCGACGACGAAGGCAACCTCCGTGACCTGGCCTTCACTCCGGACACGGAGACCGAGGTCACCGCTGTCGCCGCCGACACCGACGACGGTCGCGCGGTGATCCGGCACTCCTGCGCCCATGTGTTGGCCCAGGCGGTCCAGAAGGAGTTCCCGGGGACGAAGCTGGGTATCGGCCCGGCGATCGAGAACGGCTTCTACTACGATTTTGAGCCCGCCGAGCCCTTCACCCCGGAGGACCTCAAGAAGCTCGAGAAGTCGATGAAGAAGATCATCAAGTCCGGGCAGCGCTTTGAGCGCAAAGCCTATGACTCGGTGGAGGATGCCCGACTGGAGTACCTCCAGGAGCCGTTCAAGCTGGAGCTCGTCGACGACAAGTCCCGCGGCGACATTCCCGAGGGCGACGCGTCCGTCGAGGTCGGCGAGGGTGAACTGACCGCGTACTCCAACGTCAACCCGCGCACCGGTGAAGTCGAATGGTACGACCTGTGCCGCGGCCCGCATGTGCCCACCACCCGGTACATCCCGGCGTTCTCCCTGACCCGCACCTCCGCGGCGTACTGGCGTGGGGACCAGTCCAAGGCCGGCCTGCAGCGCATCTACGGCACCGCCTGGGAGTCGAAGGAGGCGCTCGACGAGTACCTCACCATGCTCGCCGAAGCGGAGAAGCGGGACCATCGTCGACTCGGTCGGGAGCTGGACCTGTTCAGCTTCCCCGACGAGATCGGTTCCGGATTCCCGGTGTTCCATCCGGACGGAGCGACGGTGCGCCTGGAGATGGAGGAGCATTCGCGACGCCGGCACATCGCCTCCGGCTACTCCTTCGTCAACACCCCGCACATCACCAAGGGGGACCTGTTCAAGAAGTCCGGTCACCTCGACTGGTACTCCGACGGCATGTTCCCGCCGATGCAGCTGGACGAGGAGCGCGACGCCGATGGCAACATCACCAAGCAGGCCGTCGACTACTACGCCAAGCCGATGAACTGTCCGATGCACAACCTGATCTTCGCGTCCCGGGGCCGGTCCTACCGTGAGCTGCCGCTGCGACTGTTCGAGTTCGGTACCGTCTACCGCTACGAGAAATCCGGTGTGGTCCACGGACTGACCCGTGCCCGCGGCTTCACCCAGGACGACGCCCACATCTACTGCACCGAGGACCAGCTCGAGACCGAGCTGACCACCGTGCTGGGGTTCATCATCTCCCTGCTCAAGGACTACGGTCTCGATGACTTCTACCTCGAGCTGTCGACGAAGGACCCGAAGAAGTACGTCGGCTCCGACGAGATCTGGCAGAAGGCCACCGACACCCTGCGCGCGGTGGCGGAGAAGTCCGGACTGGAGCTCGTCCCGGATCCGGAGGGCGCCGCGTTCTACGGTCCGAAAATTTCCGTGCAGGCCAGGGATGCCATCGGCCGTACCTGGCAGATGTCCACGGTCCAGCTGGACTTCAATCTGCCGGAGCGGTTCGAGCTGGAGTACACCGCCAACGACGGCACCAAGCAGCGCCCGGTGATGATCCACCGTGCCCTCTTCGGATCCATCGAGCGCTTCTTCGGCGTCCTTCTGGAGCACTACGCCGGCGCTTTCCCGGTCTGGCTCGCTCCGCACCAGGTCACCGGTATCCCGGTTGCCGACGAGTTCATCGGCTACCTTGAGGAACTCACCGCCGAGCTGCGGGGGCACGGAATTCGTGCCGCCGTGGACACCTCGGATGACCGGATGCAGAAGAAGATCCGTAACCACACCACCGGCAAGGTCCCCTTCATGTTGCTCGCCGGGGGTCGGGATGTTGACGCTGGAGCGGTGAGCTTCCGCTTCCTCGACGGCACCCAGGTAAACGGAGTGCCGAAGGAGTCCGCCGTGCGAATCATCCGGGAGTGGATCACCTCCCGCCGCAACGATCAGCCCACCGGTGACCTGGTCGATGCCCTCCGCTGA
- a CDS encoding Dyp-type peroxidase — translation MSLTEHPHPASCPVSRSGFSRRSFLTRLGLVSATAAVGMTAACSDTGSGDTAGDATGDAADPVVAFDGVHQAGIETPVQANNSTVAFTLRDGVDATGIQRLLRIWTGDARRLCAGETALADLEPELSADPARLTITCGFGRGLFRAAGIDDRAPDWLEPLPAFTGDQLDARWGDRDLVLQICGDDRTTVSHALRVLVRGGADYARPSWTQEGFLDVPVGEDGTPGTSRNLFGFKDGTVNPRTDAEFAEQVWIGTEATDPAHVDGTCLIIRRVAFDMPLWEAADRPTREVAMGRTIVEGAPLTGTEEFDEPDLDAIGADGLPVIDQHSHIALATVHDGDERQRMLRRGYNYDLPVSASSADGLVDADLIALSDTGLIFTCFQPDPRNAFIPVQRRLSEGDRLNEWITHTGSAVFFVPPGTADGEYWGQALFA, via the coding sequence GTGTCACTGACAGAGCACCCGCACCCCGCCTCTTGCCCGGTATCCCGGTCCGGGTTCAGCCGCCGGTCCTTCCTCACCCGGTTGGGACTGGTGTCCGCCACCGCCGCGGTCGGGATGACCGCCGCTTGTTCGGACACCGGCAGTGGCGACACTGCCGGTGACGCCACCGGTGACGCCGCCGATCCGGTGGTCGCCTTCGACGGCGTCCACCAAGCCGGTATCGAGACCCCGGTCCAGGCGAATAACTCCACCGTCGCTTTCACTCTGCGCGACGGAGTGGACGCGACGGGGATCCAGCGCCTGCTGCGGATCTGGACCGGAGACGCCCGACGTCTGTGCGCCGGGGAGACGGCACTTGCCGATCTCGAACCCGAACTCTCGGCTGATCCTGCTCGACTGACGATCACCTGCGGCTTCGGACGAGGACTGTTCCGGGCGGCGGGGATCGACGACCGGGCACCGGACTGGCTGGAGCCCTTGCCCGCGTTCACCGGCGACCAGCTCGATGCGCGGTGGGGGGACCGGGACCTGGTGCTCCAGATCTGCGGAGACGACCGGACGACCGTGTCCCATGCACTGCGCGTTCTCGTCCGGGGTGGTGCGGACTACGCGCGTCCGTCCTGGACCCAGGAGGGTTTCCTCGATGTGCCGGTGGGGGAGGACGGGACGCCGGGTACCTCCCGTAACCTCTTCGGGTTCAAGGACGGCACCGTGAACCCGCGTACCGATGCCGAGTTTGCCGAGCAGGTGTGGATCGGAACCGAGGCGACCGATCCGGCGCATGTTGACGGTACCTGCCTGATCATCCGTCGGGTGGCCTTCGACATGCCCCTGTGGGAGGCTGCCGACCGGCCGACGAGGGAGGTGGCGATGGGCCGCACCATTGTCGAAGGCGCGCCCCTGACTGGCACGGAGGAGTTCGATGAGCCGGACCTCGACGCCATCGGTGCTGACGGACTGCCTGTCATCGACCAGCATTCCCACATCGCCCTCGCGACTGTCCACGACGGTGACGAACGGCAGCGGATGCTGCGCCGGGGCTACAACTACGATCTGCCGGTCAGCGCGTCCTCCGCGGACGGCCTGGTGGACGCCGACCTGATTGCGCTGTCGGACACCGGCCTGATCTTCACCTGCTTCCAGCCGGATCCCCGGAACGCCTTCATTCCGGTGCAGCGCCGGTTGTCGGAGGGGGACCGGCTCAACGAGTGGATCACCCACACCGGTTCAGCGGTGTTCTTCGTCCCGCCGGGCACCGCCGACGGCGAGTACTGGGGCCAGGCACTGTTCGCCTGA
- a CDS encoding copper resistance CopC family protein, which produces MSRLHRLAAAPLLTGALLTAPAVIGLGAVVPTAVAHDALVGATPADGAVLDSAPDQIELVFSATPRGTYDTVALSRDGEVLLSETPVVDGNVLTVEIPDELDLTDGTYTVGYQITSSDGHATRGSYTFSLSTGGTATSGSTDVPTGTDDSDADDTVDGLPSWGGPLLGIAGVLVLAGVLVMLIARLRHSGK; this is translated from the coding sequence ATGTCCCGTCTCCACCGTCTGGCTGCAGCTCCTCTTCTTACCGGAGCTCTGCTCACCGCCCCTGCCGTCATCGGCCTCGGCGCCGTCGTTCCGACGGCCGTGGCCCATGACGCTCTTGTCGGGGCGACTCCCGCCGACGGTGCGGTCCTTGACTCCGCCCCTGACCAGATCGAGCTGGTCTTCTCGGCCACCCCCCGCGGCACCTACGACACCGTCGCACTCTCCCGCGACGGTGAGGTGCTGCTCTCGGAGACCCCGGTGGTCGACGGGAACGTCCTCACCGTGGAGATCCCCGATGAGCTCGATCTCACGGACGGCACCTACACCGTCGGCTACCAGATCACCTCCTCGGACGGCCATGCCACCCGGGGCAGTTACACCTTCTCACTCTCCACCGGTGGCACCGCCACCTCCGGGTCGACGGATGTGCCGACCGGAACCGATGACAGTGACGCCGACGACACTGTTGACGGGCTGCCTTCATGGGGTGGACCACTGCTCGGTATTGCCGGTGTGCTCGTCCTCGCCGGCGTCCTCGTGATGCTTATTGCCCGCCTCCGTCACTCGGGCAAGTGA
- a CDS encoding glycosyltransferase family 87 protein — protein MTATTTTPQFPRILTRAAWPLAIMTLIHRVIISPQNHHPTDDFTTVWTALHQFVSGASVYTDDYTNDDPHYLYSPGGTLLLSPLGALSSGVGRNALILADALAVLLALALLTLLVGRKLTGPVLPVAVFLVFATESVSNTLVFSNINGVLFLLEVAFLWLLLVDRGQAPWNLLRGGETSDADTTTSRIPWAGILAGIALGLAITVKPQFVVLLFLPLVRRQWSTLAAGVAVPVVFTGIGWLLVPDTDTYVNTLIPYLGEVRDYANSAIAGVGAHYGWPAALVLVCQILAAVCVAVAVLGLLWWRNSDPFMWAATTAAVLLTGVFLVSSLGQMYYSMLLVPMIFTVLTRRSVMHGTAIWFGVYFSLSWDEWLSDRWPRAGEIFHYSFGTVGWAIIVLVSAVTVTGWLLERRANGQPVGVPALCRDLLQPVAGRATTGDNDSRNDA, from the coding sequence GTGACTGCCACGACGACAACCCCACAGTTCCCCAGGATCCTGACCCGGGCCGCCTGGCCGCTCGCGATCATGACGCTCATCCACCGCGTCATCATCTCCCCCCAGAACCATCACCCCACCGATGACTTCACCACAGTCTGGACCGCACTACACCAGTTCGTCTCAGGGGCCTCGGTGTACACCGACGACTACACCAACGACGACCCCCACTACCTCTACTCGCCCGGCGGTACCCTGCTGCTCAGCCCACTGGGGGCGCTCTCGTCCGGGGTGGGGCGCAACGCCCTCATTCTCGCTGACGCTCTTGCCGTCCTTCTCGCCCTGGCACTTCTCACCCTGCTGGTCGGCCGTAAGCTCACCGGTCCGGTGCTGCCGGTGGCGGTGTTCCTCGTCTTCGCCACCGAGTCCGTCAGCAACACACTGGTGTTCTCCAACATCAACGGTGTGCTCTTCCTCCTTGAGGTCGCGTTCCTCTGGCTGCTGCTCGTCGACCGCGGACAGGCGCCGTGGAACCTGCTGCGCGGTGGCGAGACGTCTGATGCCGACACCACCACCTCGCGTATCCCCTGGGCCGGCATCCTCGCCGGCATCGCCCTCGGCCTTGCGATCACTGTGAAGCCCCAGTTCGTCGTTCTTCTCTTCCTCCCCCTGGTACGCCGCCAGTGGTCCACACTGGCAGCCGGCGTCGCCGTCCCCGTGGTCTTCACCGGTATCGGCTGGCTCCTGGTCCCGGACACCGACACCTACGTCAACACCCTGATCCCCTACCTCGGTGAGGTCCGGGACTACGCGAACTCCGCGATCGCCGGCGTCGGCGCCCACTACGGATGGCCCGCGGCACTGGTGCTGGTGTGCCAGATCCTGGCCGCCGTCTGCGTCGCCGTGGCGGTCCTGGGCCTGCTCTGGTGGCGAAACAGTGACCCGTTCATGTGGGCGGCCACCACCGCGGCGGTCCTGCTCACCGGAGTGTTCCTCGTCAGCTCCCTGGGCCAGATGTACTACTCGATGCTGCTCGTACCGATGATCTTCACGGTCCTGACCCGGCGTTCGGTGATGCACGGCACCGCCATCTGGTTCGGCGTCTACTTCTCTCTGTCCTGGGACGAGTGGCTGTCCGACCGGTGGCCGCGGGCTGGGGAGATCTTCCACTACAGCTTCGGCACCGTCGGATGGGCGATCATCGTCCTGGTATCCGCCGTGACGGTGACCGGGTGGCTCCTCGAACGGCGAGCCAATGGTCAACCGGTCGGAGTCCCTGCCCTGTGCCGTGACCTTCTGCAGCCGGTCGCCGGACGCGCTACAACTGGTGACAACGACAGCCGGAACGACGCCTGA
- the msrB gene encoding peptide-methionine (R)-S-oxide reductase MsrB, protein MTDSPDSPDYTDFSAFTDDEWRSRLTPDSYQVLRHAATERAYSHSYTDEETEGVYVCRGCGTELFRSTEKFHSHCGWPSFFDPADSDAVIEKVDDSLGMRRTEVLCATCGGHLGHVFSGEGYDTPTDLRYCINGLALELRAAR, encoded by the coding sequence ATGACCGATTCCCCCGATTCCCCCGACTACACCGACTTCTCCGCGTTCACCGATGACGAGTGGCGGTCCCGGCTGACCCCGGACAGCTACCAGGTCCTGCGCCACGCGGCGACCGAGCGCGCCTACAGCCACTCCTACACCGACGAGGAAACGGAAGGAGTGTACGTGTGCCGGGGCTGCGGGACCGAACTGTTCCGCTCCACCGAGAAGTTCCACTCGCACTGCGGCTGGCCGTCCTTCTTCGACCCGGCGGACTCCGACGCCGTCATCGAGAAAGTCGACGACTCACTGGGAATGAGAAGGACCGAGGTACTCTGCGCCACCTGCGGCGGGCACCTCGGCCATGTCTTCTCCGGTGAGGGGTACGACACCCCCACCGACCTGCGTTACTGCATCAACGGACTCGCGCTGGAGCTCAGGGCAGCTCGGTGA
- the hemQ gene encoding hydrogen peroxide-dependent heme synthase yields the protein MSKLNFKALNEKLQYTMWSVFTVRNGELPADDAARAEIAADFAAFLASYDDEELTVRGVYDLTGQRAEADLMIWWHAEKFDDLQRAYRRFLKETRLGQVCDGYWSNAALHRPAEFNKSHLPSFIMGEDPGDWIAVYPFVRSYEWYLLPDTERRTILAEHGMAARGFDEVRANTVPAFALGDYEWILAFESPTLDRIVDLMYTMRYTEARRHVREEVPFFTGHRVNGDNATLTTFITELP from the coding sequence ATGTCCAAGCTCAATTTCAAGGCTCTCAACGAAAAGCTCCAGTACACGATGTGGTCGGTCTTCACCGTCCGCAACGGTGAGCTGCCTGCCGATGACGCCGCCCGGGCGGAGATCGCCGCCGATTTCGCAGCGTTCCTCGCGTCCTACGACGATGAGGAACTGACCGTCCGTGGCGTCTACGATCTCACCGGGCAGCGTGCCGAGGCGGATCTGATGATCTGGTGGCATGCCGAGAAGTTCGACGATCTGCAGCGGGCATACCGTCGCTTCCTCAAGGAGACCCGCCTCGGGCAGGTCTGCGACGGGTACTGGTCCAACGCCGCCCTCCACCGGCCCGCAGAGTTCAACAAGTCGCACCTGCCGTCGTTCATCATGGGGGAGGATCCGGGTGACTGGATCGCCGTGTACCCCTTCGTCCGCTCCTACGAGTGGTACCTGCTGCCGGACACGGAGCGACGCACCATTCTCGCTGAGCACGGCATGGCCGCCCGTGGATTCGACGAGGTGCGGGCGAACACCGTGCCGGCGTTCGCACTGGGTGACTACGAGTGGATCCTGGCCTTCGAGTCGCCGACGCTCGACCGGATCGTCGACCTGATGTACACGATGCGGTACACCGAGGCCCGACGTCACGTCCGCGAGGAGGTCCCGTTCTTCACCGGCCACCGGGTCAACGGGGACAATGCCACGCTGACCACCTTCATCACCGAGCTGCCCTGA